Proteins encoded within one genomic window of Humulus lupulus chromosome 1, drHumLupu1.1, whole genome shotgun sequence:
- the LOC133812563 gene encoding uncharacterized protein LOC133812563 — MATPTKLYSFCSLAMAALFAYSASVQLDDHDWYFWLPLYSGACIVNLLNWVISSKPINHLGEAVLCLGIFLFIKVVMEDIRDGISGFWSMDLSERVIREKIGSGLVIISMILQLIASTQSPQVSTKPQRNLSPRYVEYGMAFLVGFSYGLPFLFFVLQKGEMRF; from the exons ATGGCCACACCCACAAAGCTTTACAGCTTCTGTTCTCTGGCAATGGCTGCTCTCTTTGCTTACTCTGCATCTGTGCAGTTAGATGATCATG ATTGGTATTTTTGGCTTCCCCTATATTCTGGAGCATGTATAGTCAATCTTCTGAACTGGGTCATCTCCTCCAAGCCAATCAACCATCTGGGTGAGGCTGTTTTATGCCTTGGAATCTTTCTGTTTATCAAGGTTGTAATGGAAGATATTAGGGATGGCATAAGTGGGTTCTGGTCAATGGACTTGAGTGAAAGAGTTATAAGAGAGAAAATTGGAAGTGGGTTAGTTATCATCTCAATGATTTTACAGTTGATAGCATCAACACAATCTCCACAAGTTTCAACGAAACCACAAAGGAATCTTTCCCCAAGATATGTTGAATATG GAATGGCATTCTTGGTGGGCTTCAGTTATGgccttccttttctcttctttgtGCTCCAGAAAGGTGAAATGAGGTTTTGA
- the LOC133812561 gene encoding pentatricopeptide repeat-containing protein At5g66631: MRYGQLPRWINHIKYLNQQTRYYARDPFPNKVAHYLYRAKLIDSIRLALRSNPSSSLKPLLSDRLFDSFVVTHALRSAPSADSALSFIESLETLQHFSHNQNTLHSLATVLAKSRRSVELKSLIDSIKDGRFGYVRISFMNLMHWYAAIGDLESVLQVWDEYRVASDKVCTESYNIVMRLYAQMGDDSEAVKIFYRLVDEGAIPNCRTYTIMIEHLVNSGMLCSAMEVFKVLPLMRIKRTLNQYSLMVEGFTGVKQFDKVKTLLEEMQVDGILPGRAMILSFKRMKEAGFVQETEEFLKEMLPNEQIKNVECCVESSDEDEDDGNEDASLAVGGNSVEVHLKPWLDPRALASALQKWNPEEVTALEEAKFVWTSRLFCKILRNFNSPETAWKFFCWVACQPGFTHDIYTVQRTMTLLARHGCAELVDKLIFKIRKEGMRLPFCTIRLIIDFYGISKNADAALKVFNDHRDLCGTISKFNMMLLYSSLLRTLAKCRRNSDVLDVLEEMILQGICPDIQTFSGLMHHFALHGDIKTVQKLFPMVKQSGVRPDAYMFKVLIQAYCKCERAALAWRVFEDMRNLNLTPDFSTKELLVQSLWKEGKRREAASVEESCEEISDVLPLRLHGHIWTVSSADLTRVFDIYSKSFT, translated from the coding sequence ATGCGTTATGGTCAACTCCCTCGCTGGATTAACCATATCAAATACTTAAACCAGCAAACTCGTTATTACGCCCGAGACCCATTTCCGAATAAAGTTGCACACTACCTCTACCGTGCCAAACTCATTGATTCTATTCGTCTGGCTCTCCGGTCTAACCCTTCAAGCTCTCTTAAGCCTCTCTTGAGTGATCGTCTTTTTGACTCTTTCGTCGTTACTCATGCACTCAGGTCTGCTCCTTCGGCGGACTCTGCTCTGTCTTTCATTGAATCTCTTGAGACGCTTCAACACTTTTCACATAACCAGAATACGTTGCATTCATTGGCTACAGTCTTGGCCAAGTCCCGTCGAAGTGTGGAACTCAAATCTTTAATAGACTCCATCAAAGATGGAAGGTTTGGTTATGTACGTATAAGTTTTATGAATCTTATGCATTGGTATGCTGCTATTGGAGACCTAGAGTCGGTCCTTCAGGTGTGGGATGAGTATAGAGTTGCAAGTGATAAAGTATGTACCGAGTCTTATAACATTGTCATGCGGCTCTATGCTCAAATGGGTGATGACTCTGAAGCCGTGAAGATTTTCTATAGGTTGGTTGATGAAGGGGCCATTCCTAATTGTAGAACTTACACGATCATGATCGAGCACCTTGTGAATTCCGGGATGTTGTGTTCAGCAATGGAGGTTTTCAAGGTGTTGCCTTTGATGAGGATCAAGCGCACTTTGAACCAGTATTCACTTATGGTAGAAGGGTTTACTGGTGTCAAACAGTTTGATAAGGTCAAGACTTTACTTGAGGAAATGCAGGTTGATGGAATATTACCTGGTCGAGCTATGATTTTGTCATTTAAACGTATGAAAGAGGCGGGTTTTGTCCAGGAGACTGAGGAATTTCTTAAGGAAATGCTTCCGAATGAGCAAATCAAGAATGTTGAGTGTTGTGTGGAGAGTAGTGATGAGGATGAGGACGATGGCAATGAGGATGCTAGTCTTGCTGTTGGAGGTAATAGTGTTGAGGTTCATTTAAAGCCCTGGTTAGATCCCAGAGCTTTGGCCAGTGCCTTACAAAAATGGAACCCTGAGGAGGTAACAGCGTTAGAGGAAGCAAAATTTGTGTGGACAAGTAGGTTATTTTGCAAAATTCTTAGGAATTTCAATTCGCCAGAGACAGCTTGGAAATTCTTCTGTTGGGTTGCTTGTCAACCAGGATTTACTCATGATATATACACAGTACAAAGGACAATGACCCTTTTAGCTCGCCATGGATGTGCTGAATTGGTTGATAAACTCATATTCAAAATAAGGAAGGAAGGTATGAGACTACCCTTCTGCACCATCAGGTTAATCATTGACTTTTATGGCATCTCGAAGAATGCTGACGCTGCTTTGAAGGTTTTTAATGATCATAGAGACTTATGTGGTACCATATCAAAGTTCAACATGATGCTTTTATATTCATCTCTTCTGCGGACATTGGCCAAGTGTAGGAGGAATTCTGATGTCTTGGAtgtactggaggagatgatcTTGCAAGGGATTTGTCCCGATATTCAGACATTTTCTGGGTTGATGCATCATTTTGCACTACATGGTGATATCAAAACAGTACAGAAACTTTTTCCGATGGTTAAGCAGAGTGGAGTTAGGCCAGACGCTTATATGTTCAAAGTACTAATCCAAGCTTATTGCAAGTGTGAAAGAGCTGCTCTCGCTTGGAGAGTTTTTGAAGACATGAGAAACTTAAATTTGACGCCAGATTTTTCCACAAAGGAGCTGCTTGTACAGAGCCTTTGGAAGGAAGGCAAGCGAAGAGAGGCTGCTTCTGTAGAAGAGAGTTGTGAGGAAATAAGTGATGTCCTTCCACTTAGATTGCATGGTCACATTTGGACGGTGAGCTCCGCTGATCTCACTAGAGTTTTTGACATTTACTCCAAAAGCTTTACATAA
- the LOC133812562 gene encoding serine/threonine receptor-like kinase NFP: MAVSLYLLLVFITHVSAQSPPTSGTNFSCSADSQPSCQTYAAYFAQSPDFIDLNSIANLFGVSPLSISEASNMVPEHTKLIPGKLLLIPLSCNCNGSYYFANITHNITMGESYYLVSTYSFENLTKWPLVRDMNPELNPNLLQIGTKVIFPLYCGCPSKSQLEIGIKYLISYVWQPNDDIGGVSAKFNSTEVDIVTENNYRNFIDAVGSVVLIPVPQLPALSQHPYPSQSHQKDQLKRRWFLITVISLAGTLLVLFLATFLTYTLGFYQKKKKLNREDSSLESSDLIRVRKSTKSDTSELQTKDKLLPGVSGYLGKLIMYEIETIIEATMNFSEQYRIGGSAYRAMIHGSLYAVKKAKENVTEELNILQKVNHGNLVKLMGISLDKDGACFFVYEYAKNGSLDKWLNPKSSTSASSSTGFLTWSQRLKIALDVSHGLQYMHEHTQPSIVHKDIRTSNILLDARFKAKIANFSMARPATAETTTKADVFSFGVVLLELLSGRKSMGTRESGEIIMLWKEARAILEEEEKRVEKVKEWIDPKLESFYPVYGALSLITLAKACTEEKASARPSMADVVFSLSVLTESFSQSVEASLMSTLEGEDILQITSPIDAR, translated from the coding sequence ATGGCTGTTTCACTTTATCTCCTACTTGTCTTCATAACGCATGTTTCAGCTCAGTCACCACCCACCTCAGGCACAAACTTTTCATGCTCTGCTGACTCACAGCCCTCGTGTCAGACCTATGCTGCTTACTTTGCTCAGTCTCCAGACTTTATTGATCTGAATAGTATAGCCAATCTATTTGGGGTCAGTCCTTTGTCGATTTCAGAGGCTAGTAATATGGTTCCTGAGCATACCAAGCTGATTCCAGGCAAGCTTTTGCTAATACCACTCTCCTGCAATTGTAATGGAAGCTATTACTTTGCCAATATCACCCATAACATCACGATGGGCGAAAGCTATTACTTAGTTTCAACCTATTCATTTGAAAATCTCACTAAGTGGCCTTTGGTTCGAGATATGAATCCCGAACTTAATCCAAACCTCTTGCAGATTGGCACCAAAGTGATATTCCCATTGTATTGTGGATGCCCTTCAAAATCCCAATTGGAAATTGGTATTAAATATCTTATTTCTTACGTTTGGCAACCAAATGATGACATTGGTGGAGTTAGTGCCAAGTTTAATTCCACAGAGGTTGACATCGTAACTGAAAATAACTACCGGAACTTCATAGATGCTGTTGGCTCTGTAGTGTTGATCCCAGTGCCTCAGTTACCAGCTCTCTCCCAACATCCTTATCCTTCTCAGTCTCACCAAAAAGACCAACTCAAACGCAGGTGGTTCCTCATAACTGTTATAAGCTTAGCAGGTACTCTTCTCGTTCTGTTTTTAGCTACTTTTCTAACATACACTCTTGGTTTctaccaaaaaaagaaaaagctcAACCGTGAGGACTCATCTCTTGAGTCCAGTGATCTGATCCGAGTGAGGAAATCTACCAAAAGTGATACTTCTGAGCTTCAGACCAAGGATAAACTTCTTCCTGGAGTTTCAGGCTATCTTGGCAAGCTAATCATGTATGAAATTGAAACAATTATAGAGGCTACAATGAATTTCAGCGAGCAGTATAGGATTGGAGGCTCTGCATATAGAGCCATGATTCATGGGAGTTTGTATGCTGTGAAAAAAGCCAAAGAAAATGTCACAGAAGAACTCAACATTTTGCAGAAAGTCAACCATGGAAATTTGGTGAAACTGATGGGAATCTCTTTAGACAAAGATGGAGCCTGCTTCTTTGTATATGAATATGCTAAAAATGGTTCGCTTGATAAATGGTTAAACCCCAAATCTTCAACCAGTGCTTCAAGCTCAACAGGATTTCTCACCTGGAGTCAGAGATTGAAAATAGCATTAGACGTTTCCCATGGTCTTCAGTACATGCACGAACACACTCAGCCAAGCATAGTTCACAAGGATATAAGAACAAGTAACATACTCCTAGACGCAAGATTTAAGGCAAAGATAGCAAATTTCTCGATGGCTAGGCCGGCTACAGCAGAAACAACAACAAAGGCTGATGTTTTTTCTTTTGGTGTTGTCCTGTTGGAGCTGCTCTCGGGGAGAAAATCTATGGGAACAAGAGAAAGCGGCGAGATCATTATGTTGTGGAAAGAAGCAAGGGCCATCTTGGAAGAGGAAGAGAAGAGAGTGGAGAAGGTGAAAGAATGGATTGATCCGAAGTTGGAGAGCTTCTACCCTGTCTATGGTGCACTGAGCTTGATAACATTGGCAAAGGCTTGCACAGAGGAGAAGGCTTCAGCTAGACCAAGCATGGCTGATGTGGTGTTTAGCCTCTCTGTTCTTACTGAATCATTTTCTCAGTCTGTAGAAGCCTCTTTGATGAGTACGTTAGAAGGAGAAGATATTCTTCAAATTACCAGTCCAATTGATGCTCGCTAA